From the genome of Lineus longissimus chromosome 8, tnLinLong1.2, whole genome shotgun sequence, one region includes:
- the LOC135492149 gene encoding uncharacterized protein LOC135492149 has translation MASTTATAQEAAEFLEDKALAEEDLLDEDDVPAHILEARFNELKQRAEAFKQFQEKGHGHYTTIDEEKKFLHLTTSESRCVVHFFHTDFRRCAIVDTHLKKLAEKHFETKFAKIDVKVAKFFVEKLKIKELPAILCFVDAKVKDKIIGFSDLGNTDSFSTEMLERRLGKSEVITVEDVDEEEERRKKTIYGFKKNRGANDDSSDDDDY, from the exons ATGGCTTCCACCACCGCAACCGCTCAAGAAGCCGCCGAATTTCTTGAAGATAAGGCGTTAGCTGAGGAG GACTTacttgatgaagatgatgtccCAGCACATATCTTGGAAGCTCGCTTCAATGAACTGAAACAGAGAGCCGAAGCATTCAAGCAGTTTCAAGAGAAGGGCCATGGCCATTACAC AACCAtagatgaagaaaagaaattctTACATTTGACAACATCAGAGTCGAGATGTGTCGTACATTTCTTCCATACAGATTTCAGAAGATGTGCAATAGTCGACACTCATCTGAAG aaattggcAGAGAAGCATTTTGAGACAAAGTTTGCAAAAATTGATGTCAAGGTTGCCAAGTTCTTTGTTGAGAAGTTAAAGATTAAAGAACTGCCAGCCATTCTTTGCTTTGTTGATGCAAAGGTCAAAGACAA aattattggtttttctgaccttggaaacacAGACAGCTTCAGTACTGAAATGTTGGAGCGGAGACTTGGAAAATCTG AAGTGATAACTGTTGAAGACGTAGATGAAGAAGAGGAGCGAAGAAAAAAGACAATTTATGGATTCAAAAAGAATAGGGGAGCCAATGATGAtagcagtgatgatgatgattattag